GTGACGATCTCGTCCGGATCGCCGGTCATGAAACCGCCGGTGTCCACAATGGTAAAGGGCACGTCGTTCCACTGGGCGTTCCCGTAATGACGGTCCCGGGTCACGCCCGGCAGGTCGTCGACGAGGGCGTCCATGGACCGGGTCAGACGGTTGAACAGGGTCGATTTGCCGACATTGGGCCGACCGATGATGACGACGACGGGTTTCATTAGAAGTACGGTAGACTTTTATAGTGTTTTAAATTGCCGGAACGTCGATAAAAAAGTGGTTAAGTGTTAAGTGTTAAGTTTTAAGTGATTAAGTTTTAAGTGATTAAAGCCTCAATATTCTGTAAGGTCAACAACTGATCTGAAAAAATAAAACAACTACAATCGATCGCTTCAACATCCCCAACCGCCAACACCTTAACCACATATGTCTCAACCACTTAAAACTTAACACTTAACACTTAACCACTTAAAACTTAATCACTTAAAACTTTTTTCTCAAACTTCAGCGTAGCGAAATAATCGTCCATGGTTTCCTGGCGGCGGATGAGCTCCACGGCCCCGTCTTCGCGCAGCAGCAGCTCCTTGGGCCGCAGCCGGCCGTTGTAGTTGAACCCCATGGCAATGCCGTGGGCGCCGGTATCATGGATCACCATCAGGTCTCCCTCCCGGGTTTCCGGGATCAGGCGCTGGACGGCGAACTTGTCGATGTTCTCGCACAGGGCACCGACCACGTCCACCCGCTCCAGGTTGCCACCCTCCCGGCCGGGCACGCTGATCTCATGGTGGGCGCCGTAGATGCCGGGCCTCATCAGGGCCGACATACTGGCGTCCACGCCCACATATTTTCTGTAAATGTCCTTGTGGTTGATAACCCGGGTGACCAGGGCACCGTGGGGGCCGGTCATGTAGCGGCCGCTTTCGATGAACAGGTTCGGCGCATAGCCGTTGTTCTGGGAAAAACGGAAAAAGGCGGCGGCGATGTTTTCCCCCATGGCCTTGATGTCCAGGGGTTTGTCTTCTGGACGGTAGGGGATGCCAAGTCCCCCGCCGATATTGATGAACTCGAACCGGACGGGCACGGCCCGGGAAATCTCCCCGGCCAGGTCAAGGAGCATTTCGGCGGTAGTGACCATGTAGGTGTAGTTGCGTTCGTTGGAGGCGATCATGGCGTGCAGGCCGAACCGCCGGACGCCCCTGTCATACACGGCCTGATAGGCGGCAACCATCTGGTCGTGGGTCAGGCCGTACTTGGCTTCCACCGGGTTGCCGATGATGGCGTTGCCGGTGCGCCTTTCACCGGGGTTGTAGCGGAAACAGATCAGGTCGGGAATTTTGGGCACCTTGTCGATAAGCGAGATGTCGTCTAAGTTGAGGATGCAGCCGCCTTCGGCCAGGGCCGCGGCGAACTCCTCGGCCGAGGTGTTGTTGGAGGTGAACATGATGTCGTCCGGCCCGGCGCCGAGTTTCCTCGACAGGACCAGCTCCGGGATGGAGCTGCAGTCGAACCCGAATCCCATGGACTTCATGATTTCCATGATTTTCGGGTTGGGCAGGGCCTTGACCGCGAAGAACTCCCTGAAACCTGGCGCCCCGGCCAGGGCGGACACCAGTGCCCGGCCGGTTTCGCGGATGCCGGCCTCGTCATAAATATGGAAGGGGGTGCCGAAGTGGTCGGCTATTTTTTCCACCTTCGGGAAAAGGCGCTTCTTAAAGGTGTCTGACATGGGCATGGGGCTGAATCTCCTTTACCTTGCTCGAAAAAGAAATGTGCCGGATTATAACTTATCGGCCGGATGGAAACAATGATCAGGCATATCCGGATATGTCATCCGCCCGGTCGGTGATCCGGTTCAGCTCGGTTTCTTTTTCCTCTCTAATCTTTTCCAGCGCTTCCTTGGAAGTGCCCTTCGGGATTTTGATCGGCGTGCCGAAGGTCATATATATGGTGCTGAAAGGCTTGGGGATGATGGTCTTATCCCAGGCCTTGTGGAAGGTGATGACACGGGTTCCGGAGCAGGCCATGGGAATAAACCAGGAGTCGGTTTCCATGGCCAGAACCAGCATCCCTTTTTTCATGACCCGCGCCGGCCCCCGTGGGCCATCCATGGGCGTGCCGCAGATCTTGGCCGGTTCCCGGTTCATGTAATCCACCATCTCCATCAGGGCCTCGTGGCCGCCTTTGGATGAAGACCCCCGGATGACGTCATAACCGAACAGTTCCGCCACCCTGGCCGTGAAGTCGCCGTCTTTGCTGCGGCTGACCAGGGTGCAGGCGTTGTTCAATTTCCGGAAATGATAAAAGAAAAAAATGGCGTTGCGATGCCAGGCCCCGGCCACGACATTGCCGGTGGTGCGGTGGTTGGTAAAATACTGATCATAAATGTCCTGATCAATTACCTTGACCCGGACCGTTCCGAACCAGAGCTTTACGATCCATGTCACCAGTCGGGCCAGGGCAGCCATGGTCCATTTGATTTTATGTATATCGGTTCCCATGTCGATTCCTTAAATAAAAAATGATAGTCATGGTAAAAATGGACATATCAGAAAAAACTATAGAAGCGATTGTAAAATATTTCAATAACAAACCCTCGGCCCCTTGATCCCTTGACCCCTCCGCGGAGCGGGCCATGTCGTCTCCCGGGTTGACAGGAATGACCGCTGTTGCTATTCATACCGGCCATAACAAAAAACTTTGCCCCCGGCACAGGCCGGGGTAATCAGCAA
This genomic stretch from Thermodesulfobacteriota bacterium harbors:
- a CDS encoding lysophospholipid acyltransferase family protein, with the protein product MGTDIHKIKWTMAALARLVTWIVKLWFGTVRVKVIDQDIYDQYFTNHRTTGNVVAGAWHRNAIFFFYHFRKLNNACTLVSRSKDGDFTARVAELFGYDVIRGSSSKGGHEALMEMVDYMNREPAKICGTPMDGPRGPARVMKKGMLVLAMETDSWFIPMACSGTRVITFHKAWDKTIIPKPFSTIYMTFGTPIKIPKGTSKEALEKIREEKETELNRITDRADDISGYA
- a CDS encoding diaminopimelate decarboxylase yields the protein MPMSDTFKKRLFPKVEKIADHFGTPFHIYDEAGIRETGRALVSALAGAPGFREFFAVKALPNPKIMEIMKSMGFGFDCSSIPELVLSRKLGAGPDDIMFTSNNTSAEEFAAALAEGGCILNLDDISLIDKVPKIPDLICFRYNPGERRTGNAIIGNPVEAKYGLTHDQMVAAYQAVYDRGVRRFGLHAMIASNERNYTYMVTTAEMLLDLAGEISRAVPVRFEFINIGGGLGIPYRPEDKPLDIKAMGENIAAAFFRFSQNNGYAPNLFIESGRYMTGPHGALVTRVINHKDIYRKYVGVDASMSALMRPGIYGAHHEISVPGREGGNLERVDVVGALCENIDKFAVQRLIPETREGDLMVIHDTGAHGIAMGFNYNGRLRPKELLLREDGAVELIRRQETMDDYFATLKFEKKVLSD